The genomic interval GTACAGCTGAAGATTGAGAAGAGCAAAATATATATTTGTTGAGGCTTAATGTAATGATGAGATAATAAAATTGATCTCGTAAGGAATAATTTCAACATTTTGGCGGCTGAACCAAAAGAGCTGTACATCATTCCAAAAGCAGGATGATCTATAGTGGTTTTTTCAGGGTTAGATGCTGATAAAGGATCCCCATCTTATCAATTTATTGATGATATGCATATAAATTACGCTTGAACCTCAGCGATCGCTATCGGGTCAATGAGAAACAAGTTATTTTCGTGCCTGAGCTGAAACGGGAGACAAAAAGCTGTTAGGGGCATGTCCTCTGACAGCTTTTTACTCGAACTTTGACGGTGCAACGTTATAGTATTTTTTAAAAGATTTCGAAAAGGTATAAGGATCAGGATAACCCAGAAGGTTAGCAATTTGTTGAATCGTATATTTCTTTTCGTTCAAATATTCTCTTGCCCTGTTCATTTTAATCTGGTAAATATATTGTCCCGGAGTAATGCCCAAGGCTTTCTTGAAATAAGTGATAAAGTATTTTTCTGATATGCCTACAAACGCTGCAAGCTCATTTATTTTAATAGATTTGTGCAGATTGTTATTAACGTATTTGAACACTGGCTGCAACACGTCCAAATTGCTCTGTACTTTTCTTGACGTTCTCCCATTCAGAAATGTGCCGGTATATTGGCCTAGTCCGTAGAGTTCAATAATTTTGGCAATAACGGCCGTCAGACAAGCCTTCAAATATAAACGGTTTCCAGGTATGCTTCGTAATAGATTCGATTGCGTAAAGGCTTTGCCGAACAAAATGGCTTCTTCCCGGATCAGCTCTTGCGGTATGACCCCCGAGAGCTGAAAATCGTTTAGAATTCGTTGCTGTTTGCCGATTTCAAAATCGAAATGAATATAAATAAACCGGCACCCCTTATCACTAGCTGCTGCCATATAGGGAACCCCTGGGTAAAAAAAGACCACATCTCCCGGGTTTGCTGTATGTTCAAAACCATCGATAGTAATGGTAACGATTCCCGATTGAACGAACCAAAGATCATAGTCGGTGTGTGCCTTGTGTTCAATCCATTTCGTGTCGTGGGTAAGCTCAAAGAAGGATTTCATTCGAAGCGAGATCAATTCCGACAATTCATTGAGAATCCCCATATCCGGCATATTCTTATCCATTGGCATCCCTCTATATTCCTCAACCAGAAGACATTGCTCATATTATTTTAGTATATCACTGGATGTGTTAATCACAAATATTCGTACTATTTGACATGAAGGTGAAACTATCTCATATTCTACTTTTAAACCATTCTCCTATAATTAGGTTATAACCAGTTAGGAGGACTTGATCATGATGGATTCGAATGTTTCACAACCGAAGGTAGTTATCATTGGGGCTGGGAGTCTTTTCTTTGGGCGGCAGTCAATCTGGCAAATGGTTCACTCTAAACATTTGAATAACGGAACACTTTCTTTAGTAGATACTGACGAAGAAAAACTATCCAAGATGGTAAGGCTCGCCGAAATGGTTGCAAAGGAAAACAATGTATCTCTTAAAGTGGAAGGCTCGACGAATAGGAGACAGGTATTGAAGGGAGCGGATTTCGTCGTTCTCAGCTTTGCTGAGGATACCGTCAAATACCGTGGCATCGATTGCCAGGTTTCTTTAAAATATGGAATTCGGATGTGCTCTGGGGATACCATCGGTCCAGGCGGAATCTTCAGGGCAATGAGAGAGCTGCCAGTTATTATGGAATGCGCTAAAGACATTGAGGAACTTTGTCCCGATTCGTGGGTAATCAATTACATCAATCCATCTACCGTCCATGGGATCGCGTTAAGCCGATATGCGCCGAATCTTAAATCCTTTGCGCTTTGCGACTCCCATCACATGCCGCACAAGAAAGCTTACTACGCGATTCGAGCGGGTATCATTCAGGAACAAAGCGAATTCAATGAGGAGATCGACCAGAGATTTGATTTCCGCGTTGCTGGTGTCAATCATTTCACCTGGCTGCTTAAGGCGGAGTATGACGGAAAGAATGTTATGGCTCCGATTGCCGAGGCATTAAGGAGGTCGGCAGGGACGGAAAACAACGGTGGAGATAGAGGAGCAAAGGCGCTTTATAACGATGCAATCACTTATGAACTTTATAACATTTTCGGGTATATTCCAACATGTACGGCCCATACCAAAGAATATGTCCGGTATTGGCAGGGGCTTGGCAAGAGGGAAGACGTCATCCCGCCTTTATCGATTTGGGAAACGGAAGACCGGTATAAACGGCATGAGGAAATGTGGCGGCAAGTGGATGACTTCATCTCAGGGAAAAATCCTATCGCCGATTATATGAAATCTTTCGGACCCGATCACGCTACGGATATTATCGAAAACATGGTGGGGAATTTGAACAAGCGGTTCTTTATTAATACGCTCAATAACGGTGCTGTGACCAACATGAATAACGACTCGTTCCTTGAGTTGTTAAGCGAAGTAAGCATGGATGGAATCAAACCGCTTCATATGGGTGAAATGCCGAGGGGAATCCGGGGCATGCAGGAGCTGGTGCTGGATACGCACGAACTGACTGCGGAGGCTGTTGTTGAACGGAGCTACACGAAATTGAGAAGAGCGATGATGACCGATCCGCTTGTGAATTCCATACATGATGCGGATTTAATTATTAAAGAGTTGTTGGAAAAGGAAAGGGAGATCATCCCCGAATATTGGTACGAGTAAACTAGTACGGCAAACATAATACCTAAACAATATTTTCAAAACAATAGACTTGAAATAGCTCATGCTGAAATTGCATGAGCTATTTTTGTTAGGTTTAACTCAGTTGGGAGAACACCATTACCAGTTTAACACCCATAAAAGTTAACAACTAAATATGGGGCTATAGTTTAGGGGGGAAATAGGTCGCTGGCAGCGATCAGTCGGCGGTTCGATTCCGCCTAGCTCCACCATACCTTATCATCAGAACGGCAGAGATGCCGTTTTTTTTATTTTATTTTGTGCTTGGATATTTCAAATCCCTAACTGAGAACATTTGAACAGTTTAGGTATGTATGCTGAAATTCAGCAATTATTTTACATAATTACTAAAATGAAATCAAATGCTTGGTTCTTTGTAACGTCACACATGCTGAGTGGACGTGGTACTAGAGGTGTAGCTAACATGCTGACCAGTAACTCTGCCGCAGTTTATCGCTAATACTGAGGCTCTTAGGGAGCTTGGGGTTGTCGATGGTGAAGAGAATCCACTAGAAGCATACACGGAAATTCAAAGTGCGATCGACAATGACCTAAAAATACATGAGCATACGCTCGTCTGGGAAAGCCAATCGATTCCGTGTCTGAACAACGCTAAGATCTCTGCTGAATTATGTTCATTTATGATATATCCTTTTATTTGAATTTAGCTGGTGGTTCATAAGTTCGGATCTAATATCTTCTTTAATTTTTATAGTAGAATCTCTACTTCGTTAGGTGCCGCCCTATTAAAACGCTCATTATAATTGAAGATACGGGAAGGAGAAGTCATTCAACATCAAAATTGAAAGCGCTTTAGGCAACATCAAAATCCATTATAGGGGGAAGGACATCAAATGAGTAGACGCTTCAAACAGCTATTGTTGTCACTGTTAGCCGCTGCACTGTTAGTGCCGCAATTTTGGTATGCTCCAAATGCAAATGCTGCGAGCGCAACGGTACCTGTCATCCTGTACCACGTAATCACCGATAATCCATCCGGAGATTATCAATACAGCACAGCCAACTTCAAAAAACAAATGAAGTATCTGAACGATAACGGCTATACCACCGTATCCGCGGAACAGTACGTCGACATTATCGTGAACGGGGAAACCGCTCCTTCGAAACCGATCCTGCTGACGTTCGACGACGCAACACCGGATTTTATTACAAACGCGCTTCCAGTATTGACGCAGTACAATATGAAAGCGGTATCTTTCGTCATCCAGGACAATATCGGTTCTTGGGGAATGACGCTGAGCCAATTGAACACGCTGAAAAACAACCCGAACATCAGTCTTCAAAACCATACAAAGACGCATGATCAAGCCGTATGGACGACTAGCATCACCAAAGCGACCGCGGCCGCGGAAATCCAATCCGCTAATACGTTCTTGAAAGGAATTACTGGCAAAGATCCGATCCTTCTTGCCTATCCTTACGGCAACTACAACGCGGACGTAAAAGCAGCCGCGACGGAGAACGGAATTAATGTCGGTTTCAAAGCCTGGAGCGGCGATGACGACGCCTTGGCGATGGGACGTATTCTCATTAAGAAAGACGATACTTTAAATACCTTCGCAGCCGCGATCGGCGGACCTACACCTCCCACACCGGAAGCGATCGGGAACATCGTCGTTTCGAACGACTTCGAGAACGGCACGCAAGGATGGTTTAAGCGCGGTACCGAGACGGTAACGGCTTCGACCAATGCCGCTCAGAGCGGAACTGGCAGTCTCTTAGTGCAAGGAAGAACAGACAACTGGAACGGCCCGGGTTTTAACCTCGCCGCCACCGGCAAACTGAACAAGGAATCAGTTTACGAGTTTTCCGCATGGCTTAAACTCAAAGAGGGAACGACCGGCTCCGAGACAATCCAATTCGGCGCTCAACAGACTGGGGCAGCCAACGAGTACCTGAATCCAGGCTCCGCGGCAACGGTAACAGCCGATGCTTGGGTACAAGTCAAAGGCGAGTATACATACGACATGAACGCCAATGCCCTGCAAGTCTACTTACAGAGCAGCAGCAGTAAAACCGCTAGCTTCTACGTCGACGATTTCCAAGTGAAAGTCGTCAAACCGGCCGTTCTAGTCGAGAAATTCGAAAACGGCATAAATGGGTGGACCGGCAACGGCGCTACGGCGACCGTAACGAATGCCGTCTCCCACTCCGGATCGAACGCGCTTCTCGTGACGGGACGCGCCCAAAATTACCACGGCCCGAGCCTAGCGTTGACGAATACGCTTGAAAAAGGCGCAGAATACGAAATTTCCGCCTACGCCAAGCTGGATAACGGAGCGGCTTCTACGCAGCTAAAGGCATCGATTGAGCAATCCGGATTAACCGGCAACGATCAGTTTAAGGAAGTAATCGGGTTGACGACGGTCACCGACGGTGCTTGGGTGAAACTGAGCGGTACTTATACGTATAACACCGCCGCTACGGGAATTAAACTCTACTTCGAATCCGAAGACGCCGGTAAAAATACAAGCTTCGCGATCGACGACATCGTCATTACCCAGACAAGCGCAGCTCCTCCTCCAGGATTCTTCGTCCTGTCCCAAAGCTTTGAGGATGGTCAGCTCGGCGGTTGGGCGGATCTGGGATGGAACGGCACCGGTACTGCGGTAGTATCGTCTGACTACGCATCCGAGGGAACGAAATCCCTTCTGTATAAGGACCGTTCGGACAGAAAGAGCGCCGTATCGCTTAATTTGACCAGCAAGTTGGTATCCGGTCATAAATACGATATCTCATTCAAACTCCGGTCCGCTCAAGGAACCGATAACTACCACTTAGGCGCGAAAGTCAAATCCGGCGGTACGGATAGCTTCCCATGGATTATCCAAAACCAGGTCGTTACGGACACCGTCTGGAAGTCATTCGAGGTGAAAGGCTACGAAGTACCAGCCAACACGACCGAATTCCTAGTGTGGATCGAAGCGAACATCTACGGCTCAGACGAAACAGTCACGGCGAAAGCCGATTTCTATATGGACGAATTCGTAATCAAAGACGTTACGCCTGGCGCTGAGCCTGCTAGAACGCCTGCAGTGCCATTCAATACCGTAACGTTCGAGGATCAATCGAATGGCGGCTTTGTCGGCCGCGCGGGAACGGAAACGTTGACCGTTACGAATGAAGCCAACCATACTGACAACGGTTCTTATGCGATGAAAGTAGCAGACCGTACGGACTCTTGGCACGGTCCGACGATTCGCGTCGAGCAGAACGTAGACAAAGGCAGCGAGTACAAAGTAACGGCATGGGTCAAGCTGATCTCGCCGACCAGCTCGCAGCTTCAGTTGTCCACGCAAGTCGGCAACGGCAGCACCGCCAGCTACAATACCATACAAGCAAAAACCGTTAGTGCTGCCGACGGATGGGTGAAGCTTGAAGGCACCTATCGTTACTCCAGCGTAGGCGACGAATTTTTGACCATTTACGTCGAGAGCTCCAGCAACAAGACTGCTTCTTTCTACATCGACGATATCAGCTTTGTGAACACGGGCTCGATCCCTATCTCCGTACAAAAAGACTTGACGCCAATCAAGACAAAGTACCAAGATGATTTCTTGATCGGCAACGCGGTATCCGCGGCGGATTTCGATGGCACTCGCCTGGAGCTTCTCAAATTGCATCATAATGTCGTAACGGCGGAAAACGCCATGAAACCGGATGCGACACAGGCGGTGAAAGGTACTTTCACTTATGCGGATTCGCTTGTCGATAAAGCGATCGCCGCAGGGATGAAGGTACACGGCCATGTGCTCGTGTGGCATCAGCAGACGCCTGCGTGGATGACTACTTCGAACGGTTCGCCTTTGAGCCGTGACGAGGCACTCGCCAATATGAGAACGCACATCCAAACGGTCATGACGCACTACGCTGACAAATACGGCAACAATTTGATTTCTTGGGACGTAGTCAACGAAGCGATGAACGACAATCCTTCTAATCCGACGAATTGGGCTGCTGCCCTGCGCACCTCTCCTTGGAAAACGGCGATCGGTAACGATTACGTGGAGCAAGCGTTCTTAGCGGCGAGAGAAGTGCTGGACGCAAACCCGTCTTGGGATATCAAGCTCTATTACAACGATTACAACGATGATAACCAGAACAAAGCTACGGCAATCTACAATATGGTCAAAGAGATCAACGACAAGTACGCACTTACGCATCCGGGCAAAAAGCTGATCGACGGCGTCGGCATGCAGGCGCATTACAACGTCAACACGAAGCCGGACAACGTTAAAGCGTCGTTGGAGCGGTTTATCTCCTTGGGCGTTGAAATCAGCATTACCGAGCTGGACATAACGGCCGGCAACGGCGGCACGATCA from Paenibacillus sp. FSL K6-3182 carries:
- a CDS encoding AraC family transcriptional regulator, coding for MDKNMPDMGILNELSELISLRMKSFFELTHDTKWIEHKAHTDYDLWFVQSGIVTITIDGFEHTANPGDVVFFYPGVPYMAAASDKGCRFIYIHFDFEIGKQQRILNDFQLSGVIPQELIREEAILFGKAFTQSNLLRSIPGNRLYLKACLTAVIAKIIELYGLGQYTGTFLNGRTSRKVQSNLDVLQPVFKYVNNNLHKSIKINELAAFVGISEKYFITYFKKALGITPGQYIYQIKMNRAREYLNEKKYTIQQIANLLGYPDPYTFSKSFKKYYNVAPSKFE
- a CDS encoding endo-1,4-beta-xylanase, with the translated sequence MSRRFKQLLLSLLAAALLVPQFWYAPNANAASATVPVILYHVITDNPSGDYQYSTANFKKQMKYLNDNGYTTVSAEQYVDIIVNGETAPSKPILLTFDDATPDFITNALPVLTQYNMKAVSFVIQDNIGSWGMTLSQLNTLKNNPNISLQNHTKTHDQAVWTTSITKATAAAEIQSANTFLKGITGKDPILLAYPYGNYNADVKAAATENGINVGFKAWSGDDDALAMGRILIKKDDTLNTFAAAIGGPTPPTPEAIGNIVVSNDFENGTQGWFKRGTETVTASTNAAQSGTGSLLVQGRTDNWNGPGFNLAATGKLNKESVYEFSAWLKLKEGTTGSETIQFGAQQTGAANEYLNPGSAATVTADAWVQVKGEYTYDMNANALQVYLQSSSSKTASFYVDDFQVKVVKPAVLVEKFENGINGWTGNGATATVTNAVSHSGSNALLVTGRAQNYHGPSLALTNTLEKGAEYEISAYAKLDNGAASTQLKASIEQSGLTGNDQFKEVIGLTTVTDGAWVKLSGTYTYNTAATGIKLYFESEDAGKNTSFAIDDIVITQTSAAPPPGFFVLSQSFEDGQLGGWADLGWNGTGTAVVSSDYASEGTKSLLYKDRSDRKSAVSLNLTSKLVSGHKYDISFKLRSAQGTDNYHLGAKVKSGGTDSFPWIIQNQVVTDTVWKSFEVKGYEVPANTTEFLVWIEANIYGSDETVTAKADFYMDEFVIKDVTPGAEPARTPAVPFNTVTFEDQSNGGFVGRAGTETLTVTNEANHTDNGSYAMKVADRTDSWHGPTIRVEQNVDKGSEYKVTAWVKLISPTSSQLQLSTQVGNGSTASYNTIQAKTVSAADGWVKLEGTYRYSSVGDEFLTIYVESSSNKTASFYIDDISFVNTGSIPISVQKDLTPIKTKYQDDFLIGNAVSAADFDGTRLELLKLHHNVVTAENAMKPDATQAVKGTFTYADSLVDKAIAAGMKVHGHVLVWHQQTPAWMTTSNGSPLSRDEALANMRTHIQTVMTHYADKYGNNLISWDVVNEAMNDNPSNPTNWAAALRTSPWKTAIGNDYVEQAFLAAREVLDANPSWDIKLYYNDYNDDNQNKATAIYNMVKEINDKYALTHPGKKLIDGVGMQAHYNVNTKPDNVKASLERFISLGVEISITELDITAGNGGTITEKEAIAQGYLYAQLFQIYKEHAANIARVTFWGLNDATSWRKEQPPLLFDNNLQAKQAYYGVIDPSKFIAEHPPASATASQTSAKYGTPVIDGTIDAIWSDAPEVSINKFQMAWQGARGVARALWDDHNLYLQIQVTDNAELDSTSPNAHEQDSVEVFVDENNGKTASYQSDDGQYRVNYMNQATFNPSSKAAGFESATSLSGTNYTVEMKIPFTSITPENNMKLGFDVQINDGKNGARQSVAAWNDLTGQGYQDTSVFGVLTLFGKNPSATTPAAPANVTASAVNASSIKLNWNTTSDTSVTFSVYRGTSKSGSFTVIASGVPVSEITDTGLEASTKYYYYVKAVKGELVSDASTVVNATTIPLVVTPPEEVLAAPTGLTADAQSQSSIRLNWNTTPDTSVTFSVYRGTSESGSFTVIASGVPVSEFTDTGLEASTKYYYYVKAVKGELVSDASSVVTATTRAASPQTGTDTPPPVTEQPVENGQITPKVTVNNGKASSNISAGNLQKAFDQAVTNAAGKKKVTIDIPATSGANSYDVQLPLQSLKDSGSTVLAIKTVNGTVELPGNMLAGTRVGSSEFVSVRLGKVSTEGLSNDVRQQIGNHPVISLEVLAGDSVVAWNNPNAPVTVSVPYTPTAEELSNPDHIIIWYIDGSGKATPVPNARYDAASGTVKFSTTHFSIYAVVFVVKSFGDLQSVPWAKKAIEAMASRGIINGTSENAYDPNASIKRADFLSLLVRALELKGNNASVTMFSDVDSSAYYYDAVKIAAQLGIIQGTGSNLFDPNSKISRQDMMVIAARAAKAAGKALPTGGTLDAFSDEASIAYYAKDSVAALVNAGIVQGSSGKLAPNSSLTRAEAAVILQRIWSK
- a CDS encoding glycoside hydrolase family 4, yielding MMDSNVSQPKVVIIGAGSLFFGRQSIWQMVHSKHLNNGTLSLVDTDEEKLSKMVRLAEMVAKENNVSLKVEGSTNRRQVLKGADFVVLSFAEDTVKYRGIDCQVSLKYGIRMCSGDTIGPGGIFRAMRELPVIMECAKDIEELCPDSWVINYINPSTVHGIALSRYAPNLKSFALCDSHHMPHKKAYYAIRAGIIQEQSEFNEEIDQRFDFRVAGVNHFTWLLKAEYDGKNVMAPIAEALRRSAGTENNGGDRGAKALYNDAITYELYNIFGYIPTCTAHTKEYVRYWQGLGKREDVIPPLSIWETEDRYKRHEEMWRQVDDFISGKNPIADYMKSFGPDHATDIIENMVGNLNKRFFINTLNNGAVTNMNNDSFLELLSEVSMDGIKPLHMGEMPRGIRGMQELVLDTHELTAEAVVERSYTKLRRAMMTDPLVNSIHDADLIIKELLEKEREIIPEYWYE